Proteins from one Hoplias malabaricus isolate fHopMal1 chromosome 2, fHopMal1.hap1, whole genome shotgun sequence genomic window:
- the golga2 gene encoding golgin subfamily A member 2 isoform X2 has translation MADQSRQIKLAAAKKKLKEFQQKSTPSTVSTGPKKKRKVKGGNQTDATSTDRNSPDQDHGDVSARDSPVCQMQEDAPSAEADRCSPVSNPSTATNSESLAENTAMKNYDPDANGDELSLDEKRLSTTESLRQLSQQLNGLLSESQSSYVNGDSGPLPLSERELETRNQELAAALDSSTLTNSQLTAKIETLTKQSHELSEQLQKERKDFEQKFVKEQGAMREQLQVHIQTIGILVSEKSELQTALSYTQQAARQKTGEAEELNNRLQASKQRVSELERTLSTLSTQQKQFERNNKELEKERDTLRLEVFRLNNVGEEMKQQSSELAEQLKLKVNENSTLSLELDDLRKRLEMADVMLQQFSSQSGPPSEHQHVQLLLEEKHQLEVHTAQLMESIAQLQRERDRYAEQIQEEGRVWKDKTEQLLSQVSLMSEERDRNSAQIQELMEEITELKNTAARFQEQETRAASQSSGPSERELALGESLQTLQQEREALSLQYQAQVHDNEQLSRLLQEQEARLEELESQAERTAEEAQDKLRILEDVQSDKATISRALTQNRELKDQLAELQNGFVKLTNENMELTSALQSEQHIKKEIARKMGQLQEDLHNAKEQLMEKAQECSSILEQRDQYLAHLQQYSAAYQQLTTEREHLHKQFLQQTQLMDRLQHDEVQGKVQLEQSQLYLQQAQERLDQLAKDNEQLKTEVQELLNSSALNTSLRDQGDGVESHIIPESFQKSSIAIPEDFESREEMEDFLHSALSRLEEERDEVIRRLEEERRMHQAALHQVAAMSYEHQHHSTCSETGHSEGVPVEVHEALRVAMEKLQDRFTGLMQDKADLKERVDELEHRCIQLSGETDTIGEYIALYQNQRAIMKQRHLEKEQYISILAKDKEEMKAKLAELQDLVMRLVGERNEWYTRYMSAIHNPDLLSAEQDFVNPAEQHMELNSVDGSASMDMSSAVELSPDSEARTESVPEAHSERLDPPLSPSLRPREDGTARQIMQLLQEIQNPQARPSPPLMGENPCIPFFYRPDENDEVKIMVV, from the exons ATGGCCGACCAGAGCAGACAAATTAAACTCGCTGCAGCGAAGAAAAAG CTGAAAGAGTTTCAGCAGAAGTCCACCCCGTCCACGGTTAGCACTGGGCcgaaaaagaagaggaaagtgAAGGGAGGAAACCAGACAGATGCAACTTCTACCGACAGAAACTCACCAGACCAG GACCATGGTGATGTGAGTGCTAGGGACTCCCCGGTCTGTCAGATGCAGGAGGATGCTCCAAGTGCTGAAGCTGACCGCTGCTCGCCTGTGTCTAACCCCTCCACTGCTACTAACTCAGAGTCTCTCGCTGAGAACACTGCCATGAAG AACTATGACCCTGATGCCAATGGTGATGAACTTTCTCTGGATGAAAAAAG GTTGTCGACAACTGAGAGTCTGAGGCAGCTTTCTCAGCAGCTCAATGGCCTTCTGTCTGAG tcacagTCGTCATATGTCAATGGCGATAGTGGGCCATTGCCCCTCAGTGAGAGAGAACTGGAG ACTCGAAACCAGGAGCTGGCAGCCGCTCTGGACTCCAGCACTCTAACAAACTCCCAGCTCACTGCAAAGATAGAGACACTG ACGAAGCAGTCTCACGAGCTGTCAGAACAGCTGCAGAAG gaaCGGAAGGACTTTGAGCAGAAATTTGTTAAAGAACAAGGAGCTATGCGGGAACAACTtcag GTTCATATACAGACTATTGGGATTCTGGTGTCGGAGAAATCAGAGCTGCAGACTGCCTTGTCTTACACACAGCAAGCAGCCCGGCAAAAGACAG GAGAAGCAGAGGAGCTGAATAATCGTCTGCAGGCCAGCAAACAGAGAGTATCAGAGCTGGAGAGAACTTTGTCCACGCTGTCCACACAGCAGAAACAGTTTGAAAGG AATAATAAAGaactggagaaagagagagacacactgcGGCTGGAAGTCTTTAGATTAAA TAATGTCGGTGAAGAGATGAAGCAGCAGAGCTCAGAATTAGCTGAACAACTCAAACTGAAAGTAAATGAGAACAGCACTTTAAGTCTGGAACTGGACGACCTCCGCAAACGACTGGAAATGGCCGATGTTATGCTTCAACAG TTCTCGAGTCAGTCAGGTCCCCCCTCTGAGCACCAGCATGTTCAACTTCTCCTGGAAGAGAAGCATCAGCTTGAGGTTCACAcagctcag CTGATGGAGTCTATAGCAcagttgcagagagaaagagaccgaTACGCAGAACAGATACAAGAGGAGGGCAGAGTGTGGAAGGATAAGACGGAACAGCTTCTGTCTCAG GTGTCGTTGATGTCAGAGGAAAGGGACAGGAATTCTGCTCAGATCCAGGAGCTGATGGAAGAGATCACAGAGCTAAAGAACACCGCAG CTCGGTTTCAGGAGCAGGAGACTCGGGCAGCGTCTCAATCCTCCGGGCCGTCTGAGAGAGAGTTGGCCCTGGGGGAGAGTCTCCAAACCCTGCAGCAGGAGAGAGAGGCTCTCAGTCTTCAGTACCAAGCACAG GTTCATGATAATGAGCAGCTGAGTCGGCTGTTGCAGGAGCAGGAAGCCCggctggaggagctggagagtCAGGCAGAGCGAACGGCTGAAGAGGCTCAAGATAAGCTACGCATCCTGGAAGATGTTCAGAGCGACAAGGCCACCATTAGCCGAGCCCTGACTCAGAACCGTGAGCTCAAAGACCAGCTGGCAGAGCTGCAGAATGGCTTTGTCAAGTTG ACCAATGAGAACATGGAGCTCACTAGTGCACTGCAGTCAGAGCAGCATATAAAAAAGGAGATAGCTCGCAAGATGGGCCAGCTTCAGGAGGACCTTCACAACGCCAAAGAACAG CTAATGGAGAAAGCACAGGAGTGTTCATCCATCCTGGAGCAGCGAGATCAGTATCTGGCCCATTTGCAACAGTACTCTGCTGCCTATCAGCAGTTAACCACTGAGCGGGAACATCTTCACAAGCAGTTCCTGCAGCAGACACAGCTAATGGACCGGCTACAGCACGATGAAGTGCAGGGCAAAGTGCAGCTTGAGCAGAGCCAGTTATACTTGCAGCAGGCTCAG GAGAGGCTTGACCAGCTGGCCAAGGATAATGAGCAGCTGAAAACAGAAGTTCAGGAGCTTCTAAACAGCTCTGCTTTAAATACATCACTCAGGGACCAAG GTGATGGAGTGGAAAGCCATATAATTCCAGAAAGCTTCCAGAAATCATCTATAGCCATCCCTGAGGATTTTGAATCCAGAGAAGAAATG GAAGATTTCCTGCATTCTGCTCTATCCCGTCTGGAAGAAGAGAGGGACGAAGTTATTCGTAGactggaagaagagagaaggaTGCACCAAGCTGCTCTACACCAGGTGGCAGCCATGAGCTACGAGCACCAACACCACAGCACATGTTCAGAAACAG GACACTCAGAGGGTGTTCCAGTGGAGGTGCACGAGGCACTGCGTGTTGCCATGGAGAAGCTTCAGGACCGTTTTACAGGACTGATGCAAGACAAGGCAGACCTGAAAGAGAGGGTGGATGAGCTGGAGCACCGCTGCATTCAGCTGTCTGGAGAGACCGACACCATTG GTGAATACATTGCTCTGTATCAAAACCAGAGAGCCATCATGAAGCAGAGACATCTAGAGAAAGAGCAGTATATCAGCATACTGGCAAAGGACAAAGAAGAAATGAAG GCCAAGCTGGCGGAGCTGCAGGACCTGGTGATGCGTTTGGTCGGAGAGAGGAATGAGTGGTACACCCGGTACATGAGCGCTATCCATAATCCTGACCTCCTTTCTGCTGAGCAGGACTTTGTCAACCcagcagagcaacatatggagcTCAATTCTGTGGATGGCTCAG CTTCCATGGACATGAGCTCAGCTGTAGAATTATCTCCAGACTCTGAGGCCAGGACAGAGTCTGTACCTGAGGCACATTCTGAGAGACTGGATCCCCCTCTCAGCCCCTCACTGAGACCCCGGGAGGACGGCACAGCTCGGCAAATCATGCAGCTCCTGCAGGAGATCCAAAACCCTCAGGCCCGTCCCTCTCCCCCACTCATGGGAGAAAACCCCTGCATCCCCTTCTTCTATAGGCCAGACGAGAACGATGAAGTCAAGATCATGGTGGTCTAA
- the golga2 gene encoding golgin subfamily A member 2 isoform X4: MADQSRQIKLAAAKKKLKEFQQKSTPSTVSTGPKKKRKVKGGNQTDATSTDRNSPDQIENILNVMVSDLSLTNGVALPPLVNSQNYDPDANGDELSLDEKRLSTTESLRQLSQQLNGLLSESQSSYVNGDSGPLPLSERELETRNQELAAALDSSTLTNSQLTAKIETLTKQSHELSEQLQKERKDFEQKFVKEQGAMREQLQVHIQTIGILVSEKSELQTALSYTQQAARQKTGEAEELNNRLQASKQRVSELERTLSTLSTQQKQFERNNKELEKERDTLRLEVFRLNNVGEEMKQQSSELAEQLKLKVNENSTLSLELDDLRKRLEMADVMLQQFSSQSGPPSEHQHVQLLLEEKHQLEVHTAQLMESIAQLQRERDRYAEQIQEEGRVWKDKTEQLLSQVSLMSEERDRNSAQIQELMEEITELKNTAARFQEQETRAASQSSGPSERELALGESLQTLQQEREALSLQYQAQVHDNEQLSRLLQEQEARLEELESQAERTAEEAQDKLRILEDVQSDKATISRALTQNRELKDQLAELQNGFVKLTNENMELTSALQSEQHIKKEIARKMGQLQEDLHNAKEQLMEKAQECSSILEQRDQYLAHLQQYSAAYQQLTTEREHLHKQFLQQTQLMDRLQHDEVQGKVQLEQSQLYLQQAQERLDQLAKDNEQLKTEVQELLNSSALNTSLRDQGDGVESHIIPESFQKSSIAIPEDFESREEMEDFLHSALSRLEEERDEVIRRLEEERRMHQAALHQVAAMSYEHQHHSTCSETGHSEGVPVEVHEALRVAMEKLQDRFTGLMQDKADLKERVDELEHRCIQLSGETDTIGEYIALYQNQRAIMKQRHLEKEQYISILAKDKEEMKAKLAELQDLVMRLVGERNEWYTRYMSAIHNPDLLSAEQDFVNPAEQHMELNSVDGSASMDMSSAVELSPDSEARTESVPEAHSERLDPPLSPSLRPREDGTARQIMQLLQEIQNPQARPSPPLMGENPCIPFFYRPDENDEVKIMVV; the protein is encoded by the exons ATGGCCGACCAGAGCAGACAAATTAAACTCGCTGCAGCGAAGAAAAAG CTGAAAGAGTTTCAGCAGAAGTCCACCCCGTCCACGGTTAGCACTGGGCcgaaaaagaagaggaaagtgAAGGGAGGAAACCAGACAGATGCAACTTCTACCGACAGAAACTCACCAGACCAG ATTGAGAATATTCTGAATGTTATGGTGTCTGATCTTAGTCTGACTAATGGAGTAGCTCTTCCTCCATTGGTCAACAGTCAG AACTATGACCCTGATGCCAATGGTGATGAACTTTCTCTGGATGAAAAAAG GTTGTCGACAACTGAGAGTCTGAGGCAGCTTTCTCAGCAGCTCAATGGCCTTCTGTCTGAG tcacagTCGTCATATGTCAATGGCGATAGTGGGCCATTGCCCCTCAGTGAGAGAGAACTGGAG ACTCGAAACCAGGAGCTGGCAGCCGCTCTGGACTCCAGCACTCTAACAAACTCCCAGCTCACTGCAAAGATAGAGACACTG ACGAAGCAGTCTCACGAGCTGTCAGAACAGCTGCAGAAG gaaCGGAAGGACTTTGAGCAGAAATTTGTTAAAGAACAAGGAGCTATGCGGGAACAACTtcag GTTCATATACAGACTATTGGGATTCTGGTGTCGGAGAAATCAGAGCTGCAGACTGCCTTGTCTTACACACAGCAAGCAGCCCGGCAAAAGACAG GAGAAGCAGAGGAGCTGAATAATCGTCTGCAGGCCAGCAAACAGAGAGTATCAGAGCTGGAGAGAACTTTGTCCACGCTGTCCACACAGCAGAAACAGTTTGAAAGG AATAATAAAGaactggagaaagagagagacacactgcGGCTGGAAGTCTTTAGATTAAA TAATGTCGGTGAAGAGATGAAGCAGCAGAGCTCAGAATTAGCTGAACAACTCAAACTGAAAGTAAATGAGAACAGCACTTTAAGTCTGGAACTGGACGACCTCCGCAAACGACTGGAAATGGCCGATGTTATGCTTCAACAG TTCTCGAGTCAGTCAGGTCCCCCCTCTGAGCACCAGCATGTTCAACTTCTCCTGGAAGAGAAGCATCAGCTTGAGGTTCACAcagctcag CTGATGGAGTCTATAGCAcagttgcagagagaaagagaccgaTACGCAGAACAGATACAAGAGGAGGGCAGAGTGTGGAAGGATAAGACGGAACAGCTTCTGTCTCAG GTGTCGTTGATGTCAGAGGAAAGGGACAGGAATTCTGCTCAGATCCAGGAGCTGATGGAAGAGATCACAGAGCTAAAGAACACCGCAG CTCGGTTTCAGGAGCAGGAGACTCGGGCAGCGTCTCAATCCTCCGGGCCGTCTGAGAGAGAGTTGGCCCTGGGGGAGAGTCTCCAAACCCTGCAGCAGGAGAGAGAGGCTCTCAGTCTTCAGTACCAAGCACAG GTTCATGATAATGAGCAGCTGAGTCGGCTGTTGCAGGAGCAGGAAGCCCggctggaggagctggagagtCAGGCAGAGCGAACGGCTGAAGAGGCTCAAGATAAGCTACGCATCCTGGAAGATGTTCAGAGCGACAAGGCCACCATTAGCCGAGCCCTGACTCAGAACCGTGAGCTCAAAGACCAGCTGGCAGAGCTGCAGAATGGCTTTGTCAAGTTG ACCAATGAGAACATGGAGCTCACTAGTGCACTGCAGTCAGAGCAGCATATAAAAAAGGAGATAGCTCGCAAGATGGGCCAGCTTCAGGAGGACCTTCACAACGCCAAAGAACAG CTAATGGAGAAAGCACAGGAGTGTTCATCCATCCTGGAGCAGCGAGATCAGTATCTGGCCCATTTGCAACAGTACTCTGCTGCCTATCAGCAGTTAACCACTGAGCGGGAACATCTTCACAAGCAGTTCCTGCAGCAGACACAGCTAATGGACCGGCTACAGCACGATGAAGTGCAGGGCAAAGTGCAGCTTGAGCAGAGCCAGTTATACTTGCAGCAGGCTCAG GAGAGGCTTGACCAGCTGGCCAAGGATAATGAGCAGCTGAAAACAGAAGTTCAGGAGCTTCTAAACAGCTCTGCTTTAAATACATCACTCAGGGACCAAG GTGATGGAGTGGAAAGCCATATAATTCCAGAAAGCTTCCAGAAATCATCTATAGCCATCCCTGAGGATTTTGAATCCAGAGAAGAAATG GAAGATTTCCTGCATTCTGCTCTATCCCGTCTGGAAGAAGAGAGGGACGAAGTTATTCGTAGactggaagaagagagaaggaTGCACCAAGCTGCTCTACACCAGGTGGCAGCCATGAGCTACGAGCACCAACACCACAGCACATGTTCAGAAACAG GACACTCAGAGGGTGTTCCAGTGGAGGTGCACGAGGCACTGCGTGTTGCCATGGAGAAGCTTCAGGACCGTTTTACAGGACTGATGCAAGACAAGGCAGACCTGAAAGAGAGGGTGGATGAGCTGGAGCACCGCTGCATTCAGCTGTCTGGAGAGACCGACACCATTG GTGAATACATTGCTCTGTATCAAAACCAGAGAGCCATCATGAAGCAGAGACATCTAGAGAAAGAGCAGTATATCAGCATACTGGCAAAGGACAAAGAAGAAATGAAG GCCAAGCTGGCGGAGCTGCAGGACCTGGTGATGCGTTTGGTCGGAGAGAGGAATGAGTGGTACACCCGGTACATGAGCGCTATCCATAATCCTGACCTCCTTTCTGCTGAGCAGGACTTTGTCAACCcagcagagcaacatatggagcTCAATTCTGTGGATGGCTCAG CTTCCATGGACATGAGCTCAGCTGTAGAATTATCTCCAGACTCTGAGGCCAGGACAGAGTCTGTACCTGAGGCACATTCTGAGAGACTGGATCCCCCTCTCAGCCCCTCACTGAGACCCCGGGAGGACGGCACAGCTCGGCAAATCATGCAGCTCCTGCAGGAGATCCAAAACCCTCAGGCCCGTCCCTCTCCCCCACTCATGGGAGAAAACCCCTGCATCCCCTTCTTCTATAGGCCAGACGAGAACGATGAAGTCAAGATCATGGTGGTCTAA